A single genomic interval of Staphylococcus hyicus harbors:
- the cozEa gene encoding lipoteichoic acid biosynthesis protein CozEa — MTNKVWFRTGVALLILFLLIKLFLEINHIFMPLIIIVQSVLLPLLMGGFLFYICLPFQKMLEKRHVPRWASITIILLGLMTIIGAIIGIVGPVITSQVQNLIKNIPMIQREAQGLINFVLDQRDRLPSNVTDKINSLISQVGSYTTDILSNSFNIISSIISTLFLLILVPFFLIFMLKDHERFIPAIARIFNGDRKIFVVNLLTDLNHTLKSYIQGQVMVSLILGVILFIGYSLIGLEYTVLLVMFAIITNMIPFLGPWMAFLPAGILGLIQSPSTFVWVCVVTLVAQQLEGNVITPNVMGKSLNIHPLTIIIVILASGSLGGFGLILVAVPLYAVLKTIVRNIFKYRHQIMLKARSDVEVHKPNSKI, encoded by the coding sequence ATGACAAATAAAGTGTGGTTTCGTACTGGTGTTGCTTTGTTAATACTATTCCTTTTAATAAAGCTCTTTTTAGAAATCAATCATATTTTTATGCCACTCATTATTATCGTTCAATCTGTATTATTACCATTATTAATGGGCGGATTTTTATTTTACATATGTTTACCTTTTCAAAAAATGCTTGAGAAAAGACATGTCCCTAGATGGGCAAGTATTACAATTATTCTTTTAGGATTAATGACAATTATCGGTGCTATTATTGGCATTGTTGGTCCTGTCATTACGAGCCAGGTACAAAACTTAATTAAAAACATCCCGATGATCCAACGAGAAGCACAAGGTTTAATTAATTTTGTTCTCGATCAACGAGATCGTTTACCATCGAATGTTACCGACAAAATCAATAGTTTGATTTCTCAAGTTGGTTCATATACAACAGATATTTTATCCAACTCATTCAACATCATTTCGAGCATTATTTCTACCTTATTTTTACTGATCTTAGTACCATTTTTCTTAATTTTTATGTTAAAAGACCATGAACGCTTTATTCCTGCCATTGCGCGTATTTTTAATGGAGATCGTAAAATCTTTGTCGTTAATCTATTAACAGATTTAAATCACACATTAAAATCTTACATTCAAGGTCAAGTAATGGTCAGTTTAATCTTAGGTGTTATTTTATTTATCGGTTATAGCCTCATCGGTCTAGAATATACGGTATTGCTTGTAATGTTTGCGATTATTACCAATATGATTCCATTTTTAGGGCCGTGGATGGCATTTTTACCTGCGGGTATCTTAGGACTTATTCAAAGCCCTTCAACATTTGTATGGGTATGTGTTGTTACACTTGTTGCACAACAACTTGAAGGTAATGTCATCACGCCAAATGTTATGGGTAAATCATTGAACATTCACCCTTTAACGATTATTATCGTCATTTTAGCTTCAGGTAGCTTAGGTGGCTTCGGCTTAATTTTAGTTGCAGTTCCATTATATGCAGTCTTAAAAACGATTGTCCGTAATATCTTTAAATATAGACATCAAATTATGTTAAAAGCACGTAGTGACGTTGAGGTTCACAAGCCAAACTCCAAAATTTAA
- a CDS encoding monovalent cation:proton antiporter family protein, producing the protein MEFVSLVIVIIAALLTPILVNRLRISFLPVVVAEILMGIMIGNSFLHLVHRDDVLNILSTLGFIFLMFLSGLEIDFNAFKKEKGKPKKEHTQGPSHLSLAFYVFIFIMAISIVLAFGFMWIGLINDVLLMIIIISTISLGVVVPTLKEMNIMSTTIGQFILLVAVLADLATMLLLTVYGAIHAKGGGTIWLIGILVVFTIVFYVVGGLFKKAPFLNKLMAGTTQIGIRAVFALIILLVALAEGVGAEHILGAFLAGVVVSLLQPDKELVEKLDSFGYGFFIPIFFIMVGVDLNIPSLIKNPSILIIIPVLILAFLISKLLPVLIIKKWFDIKTTIASAFLLTSTLSLVIAAAKIAERLGTISSDTSGILILSAVITCVFVPIVFKKMFPLPDEMQRSIKVAMIGKNQLSIPIAQSLQSHLYKVTLYYRKDLTDHRILSDDITMIEIADYESKMLERLGLFESDIVVCSTNDDAINRKVALMAKEFGVERVICRLETNDEEQTLKSQGIEIFSNFQSNQILLKGMIETPNMLNLLSNVETSIYEIGMFNYAFDQTQLRNFPFDGDIIFVRIIRNNESIVPHGDTKLQYGDRLIVTGSKEYVDQLKIELEMFK; encoded by the coding sequence ATGGAATTTGTATCACTCGTTATAGTTATTATTGCTGCACTACTGACACCTATTCTAGTCAATCGACTTAGAATTTCCTTTTTACCTGTGGTTGTGGCAGAAATTTTAATGGGTATCATGATTGGTAATTCATTTTTACACTTGGTACATAGAGATGATGTTTTAAATATTCTTTCAACATTAGGATTTATCTTTTTAATGTTTTTAAGTGGTTTAGAAATTGATTTTAATGCATTTAAAAAAGAAAAAGGGAAACCTAAAAAAGAGCATACACAAGGACCAAGTCATTTATCACTCGCATTTTATGTATTTATATTTATTATGGCAATATCCATTGTACTCGCGTTTGGTTTTATGTGGATTGGTCTCATCAATGACGTATTGCTCATGATTATTATAATCTCGACGATTTCATTAGGGGTGGTCGTACCCACACTAAAAGAAATGAATATTATGAGTACAACGATTGGGCAATTTATATTACTGGTTGCCGTACTTGCTGATTTGGCAACGATGTTGCTACTTACTGTGTACGGAGCAATTCATGCCAAAGGTGGCGGCACGATTTGGTTAATTGGTATTTTAGTTGTTTTCACTATTGTCTTTTATGTCGTAGGTGGTTTATTCAAAAAAGCACCATTTTTAAATAAATTGATGGCTGGTACGACACAAATTGGTATTCGTGCAGTGTTTGCACTAATTATTTTATTAGTTGCACTTGCAGAAGGTGTGGGTGCAGAACATATTTTAGGCGCATTTTTAGCTGGGGTTGTTGTTTCTTTACTACAACCAGATAAAGAGTTGGTTGAGAAGTTAGATTCTTTTGGTTATGGGTTCTTTATACCGATATTCTTTATTATGGTAGGAGTGGACTTAAATATCCCATCCCTAATTAAAAATCCATCAATTCTTATAATCATACCAGTATTGATTTTGGCGTTTTTAATTTCCAAATTACTGCCAGTATTGATTATTAAAAAGTGGTTTGATATAAAAACGACAATCGCATCTGCATTTTTATTAACATCAACATTGTCGCTCGTTATTGCAGCAGCAAAAATTGCTGAGCGTTTAGGAACGATAAGTTCTGATACATCAGGTATATTAATTTTAAGTGCTGTTATTACGTGTGTCTTTGTACCAATTGTCTTTAAAAAAATGTTTCCATTACCCGATGAGATGCAGCGTTCTATAAAAGTAGCCATGATAGGGAAGAATCAATTATCGATCCCTATTGCCCAAAGCTTACAATCTCACCTATACAAAGTGACGCTTTATTATCGAAAAGATTTAACAGATCATCGTATTTTATCGGATGATATTACAATGATAGAAATCGCCGATTATGAATCAAAAATGTTAGAACGCTTAGGGTTATTTGAAAGTGATATCGTCGTTTGTTCCACCAATGATGATGCCATTAATAGAAAAGTAGCATTAATGGCTAAAGAGTTTGGGGTTGAACGGGTCATTTGTCGATTAGAAACGAATGATGAGGAACAAACTTTAAAATCACAAGGTATCGAAATTTTTAGTAACTTCCAAAGTAACCAAATTTTACTTAAAGGGATGATTGAAACACCGAACATGCTTAACTTATTAAGTAATGTTGAAACATCTATTTATGAAATTGGAATGTTTAATTATGCGTTTGACCAAACACAATTACGTAATTTTCCATTTGATGGTGATATCATCTTTGTGAGGATCATTCGAAATAATGAATCGATTGTACCGCATGGAGATACGAAACTACAATATGGTGATCGCCTTATCGTAACAGGGTCGAAAGAGTATGTCGATCAACTTAAAATCGAATTAGAGATGTTTAAATAA
- the fabI gene encoding enoyl-ACP reductase FabI has product MMNLEGKTYVIMGIANKRSIGFGVAKVLDELGANLVFTYRKERSFNELDKLIDQLNQKEKHVYQIDVQSDDDVEKGFEQIGKDVGNIDGVFHSIAFARVEELRGRYSETSRDGFLLAQDISSYSLTIVAREARKIMKDGGSIVTSSYIGGEFAVPNYNVMGIAKASLEASVKYLAADLGQDNIRVNCISAGPIKTLSSRGVGNFTTILKEIEQRAPLQRNVNQEEVGKTAAYLLSDFSSGVTGENIHVDAGYHAIR; this is encoded by the coding sequence GTGATGAATTTAGAAGGAAAAACATATGTAATAATGGGGATTGCCAATAAAAGAAGTATTGGTTTTGGCGTTGCGAAAGTGTTAGACGAATTAGGAGCAAATCTTGTATTTACATACCGTAAAGAACGTAGTTTTAATGAATTAGATAAGTTGATTGATCAATTAAATCAAAAAGAAAAGCATGTGTATCAAATTGATGTGCAAAGTGATGACGATGTTGAAAAAGGTTTTGAACAAATCGGCAAAGATGTGGGTAATATTGATGGTGTTTTCCATTCTATCGCTTTTGCGCGTGTTGAAGAATTACGTGGCCGTTATTCTGAAACATCTCGTGACGGTTTCTTATTGGCACAAGATATTAGTTCATATTCACTAACTATTGTTGCGCGTGAAGCACGTAAAATCATGAAAGATGGCGGTAGTATCGTGACATCTTCATACATCGGTGGTGAGTTCGCGGTACCAAACTACAATGTGATGGGGATTGCAAAAGCAAGTTTAGAAGCAAGTGTAAAATATTTAGCGGCTGATTTAGGTCAAGATAACATTCGTGTCAACTGCATTTCTGCTGGACCAATCAAAACATTAAGCTCACGTGGTGTAGGTAACTTTACAACAATTTTAAAAGAAATTGAGCAACGTGCACCGTTACAACGCAATGTCAACCAAGAAGAAGTGGGTAAAACAGCGGCTTATCTTTTAAGTGATTTTTCTAGTGGTGTCACAGGTGAAAATATTCATGTTGATGCTGGATATCATGCAATTCGTTAA
- a CDS encoding alanine/glycine:cation symporter family protein, which translates to MVEAIVGWLNEIVWSKPLVYGLLLTGILFSLMTRFLQVRHFKEMIRLMFQGEKSPTGISSFQAIALSLAGRVGTGNIVGVSTAIFIGGPGAVFWMWATAFLGAGTAFIESTLGQIFKKEEDGEYRGGPAYYIEQGIKGKFGKAYGLLFAVVTIISVGLLLPGVQSNAIASSMNNAFGIPTWVIAIALIIILGLIIFGGVKWIAKVATAVVPFMAIIYILMALVIIAINITEVPALFALIFKSAFGMEAAFGGIIGAMIEIGVKRGLYSNEAGQGTGPHAAAAAEVSHPAKQGLVQAFSVYVDTLFVCTATALIILISGTYNTTDGTTTADGRPGLIENGGIYVQNADGTKDYSGTAMYAQAGIDKAFQGSNYHFDPTFSGLGSYFIAIALFFFAFTTILAYYYMAETNVSYITNRIAKKQNKLWRNVIRVILIAATAYGSVKTADVAWALGDLGVGMMAWLNIIAIWILCKPALNALKDFEQHKKKYGTGKTAIYRPNADELPTAKFWLEDYPRLLKEQNYKPDNDITKFE; encoded by the coding sequence ATGGTTGAAGCAATTGTGGGGTGGTTGAATGAAATTGTTTGGAGTAAACCACTTGTTTATGGTCTCTTACTCACGGGAATCTTATTTAGTTTAATGACACGCTTTTTACAAGTAAGACACTTTAAAGAAATGATTCGGTTAATGTTTCAAGGGGAAAAATCTCCTACGGGGATTTCAAGTTTCCAAGCTATTGCCTTATCACTGGCAGGACGTGTAGGTACAGGTAATATCGTAGGGGTTTCAACAGCGATATTTATCGGTGGTCCAGGCGCTGTGTTTTGGATGTGGGCTACTGCATTTTTAGGTGCAGGAACAGCATTTATTGAATCTACACTCGGTCAAATTTTTAAAAAAGAAGAAGATGGTGAATATCGCGGTGGACCAGCATATTACATAGAACAGGGGATTAAGGGGAAATTTGGTAAAGCATACGGGTTGTTATTTGCGGTAGTTACTATCATTTCTGTAGGCTTATTACTGCCCGGGGTACAGTCTAATGCGATAGCAAGTTCTATGAACAATGCGTTTGGTATCCCAACATGGGTGATTGCGATTGCCCTTATTATTATTTTAGGGCTGATTATTTTTGGCGGTGTAAAATGGATTGCCAAAGTAGCGACAGCAGTTGTGCCATTTATGGCTATTATTTATATTTTAATGGCTCTCGTGATTATCGCCATTAATATCACAGAAGTACCTGCATTATTTGCGTTAATTTTTAAATCAGCTTTCGGTATGGAAGCAGCATTTGGTGGCATAATTGGTGCGATGATTGAAATAGGTGTAAAACGTGGTTTATATTCCAATGAAGCAGGTCAAGGTACAGGTCCACACGCAGCGGCGGCGGCTGAAGTTTCTCATCCAGCCAAACAAGGGCTGGTACAAGCATTTTCAGTGTATGTAGATACATTGTTTGTTTGTACAGCGACGGCATTAATCATTTTAATTTCTGGTACATACAATACTACAGATGGTACGACAACGGCAGATGGGCGTCCAGGATTAATTGAAAATGGTGGTATCTATGTTCAAAATGCTGACGGTACAAAAGATTATTCTGGAACGGCGATGTATGCCCAAGCAGGTATTGATAAAGCATTCCAAGGATCAAACTATCACTTTGATCCGACATTTTCTGGGTTAGGTTCATATTTTATTGCAATTGCACTTTTCTTTTTTGCATTTACGACAATTTTAGCATATTACTATATGGCGGAGACGAATGTCAGTTATATTACGAATAGAATTGCAAAAAAACAGAATAAATTATGGCGTAACGTCATTCGAGTCATACTTATAGCTGCGACTGCTTATGGTTCTGTTAAAACTGCAGATGTGGCATGGGCATTGGGTGATTTAGGTGTTGGGATGATGGCATGGTTAAACATTATTGCGATATGGATATTATGTAAGCCTGCCTTAAACGCGTTGAAAGACTTTGAGCAACATAAAAAGAAATATGGTACTGGTAAAACGGCTATTTATCGTCCAAATGCAGATGAATTACCTACAGCTAAATTCTGGTTAGAAGATTATCCACGTCTATTAAAAGAACAAAATTATAAACCGGACAATGATATTACAAAGTTTGAGTAA
- the mgtE gene encoding magnesium transporter, with product MMDEREQLVLDDEEMYDKALLDEYILKNDIDGFRHAFLELHSYEQSEYFEESESDIRQKMYQFLSPEEVAEFFEHLEIDEEAYEDLFEEMNATYASQILEHMSYDNAVDILNQLTKRKIASLLLLMNKEDAAEIKALLHYDEDTAGGIMTTEFISLTINTPVHEAMMRVKDQAPDAETIYVIFVVDEQKKLVGVISLRDLIVAENDAYIEDIMSERVISANVADDQEDVAQTMRDYDFIAMPVVDYQNHLLGIITIDDIVDVMDEEASEDYSRLAGVSDIDSTDDSIVKTALKRLPWLMILTVLGMITASILGSFEETLEKVALLAAFIPIISGMSGNSGTQSLAVAVRNISTGEIDEKSKFKLALRESGSGLLTGICCATSLFFIILLIYREPILGLIVGSSLTIAMTVGTTIGSVIPLIMNKIGIDPAVASGPFITTINDIVSMLIYFGLATTFMTYLI from the coding sequence ATGATGGATGAAAGAGAGCAATTAGTTTTAGACGATGAAGAAATGTATGATAAAGCGTTACTTGATGAATACATTTTAAAGAATGATATTGATGGGTTTCGACACGCATTTCTTGAACTCCACTCGTATGAACAAAGTGAATATTTCGAGGAAAGTGAAAGTGATATTCGTCAGAAAATGTACCAATTCCTTTCACCTGAAGAAGTCGCAGAATTTTTCGAGCATTTAGAAATAGATGAAGAAGCTTATGAAGATTTATTCGAGGAAATGAATGCTACGTATGCGAGTCAAATACTTGAGCATATGTCATACGATAATGCGGTAGATATTTTAAATCAACTCACAAAGCGTAAAATCGCGAGTTTATTATTACTCATGAATAAAGAAGATGCAGCTGAAATTAAGGCGTTATTACATTATGACGAAGATACTGCCGGTGGTATCATGACAACGGAGTTCATTTCATTAACCATTAATACGCCTGTACACGAAGCGATGATGCGTGTAAAAGACCAAGCACCGGACGCTGAGACCATCTACGTGATTTTTGTTGTTGATGAACAGAAAAAACTTGTAGGGGTTATTTCTTTAAGAGATTTAATCGTAGCAGAAAACGATGCATATATAGAAGATATTATGAGTGAGCGTGTCATTAGTGCAAATGTTGCGGATGACCAAGAAGATGTTGCACAAACGATGCGAGATTATGACTTTATTGCGATGCCTGTTGTGGATTATCAAAATCATTTGTTGGGTATCATTACAATTGATGATATCGTCGATGTTATGGATGAAGAAGCAAGTGAAGACTACTCACGTTTAGCCGGGGTTTCAGACATTGACTCTACAGATGATTCTATTGTTAAGACTGCTTTGAAGCGTTTACCATGGTTAATGATTTTAACGGTTCTTGGTATGATTACAGCTTCAATTTTAGGATCTTTTGAAGAAACATTAGAAAAGGTTGCGTTACTCGCTGCGTTTATTCCAATTATTAGTGGGATGTCGGGAAATTCAGGAACACAATCACTTGCCGTTGCAGTTCGTAACATTTCGACGGGAGAAATTGATGAAAAAAGTAAATTCAAACTTGCATTACGTGAGTCAGGAAGTGGTTTGTTAACAGGAATCTGTTGTGCCACGAGTTTATTTTTTATTATTTTACTCATTTATCGTGAACCCATTCTTGGATTAATTGTCGGTAGTAGTTTGACGATTGCGATGACAGTAGGGACAACGATAGGTTCAGTGATTCCACTTATTATGAATAAAATTGGTATTGACCCAGCTGTCGCTAGTGGGCCTTTTATCACAACGATTAACGATATTGTAAGTATGCTGATCTATTTCGGACTCGCAACTACATTTATGACCTATTTGATTTAA
- a CDS encoding RluA family pseudouridine synthase, producing the protein MIYRFTIRENMQLKTFLYEQQFSKKTISAIKQNGALLVNQKPVTVRKMLSVGDNVEVQLPKEVPSPNLIPYDMPLHILFEDEWLLIVSKPGHQNSAPSREHPHYSLVEQALSHMQHHQEKGIPHIVTRLDRHTMGIVIFAKSRHLHHLMTHTDIDKYYECICEGELTQYGEIEAPIARANDSIISRCISNDGKYAKTLYWPVKNFKTYTLCRVKLVTGRTHQIRVHFQYLGAPIVGDGLYGNPHPMHATQLLKCAEIKFTHPITKAVVHIKNNHPDFHQLLMTL; encoded by the coding sequence ATGATCTATAGGTTTACGATTCGTGAGAATATGCAACTTAAAACATTTTTATATGAGCAACAGTTTTCTAAAAAGACGATTAGCGCCATTAAACAAAATGGCGCTTTACTTGTTAATCAGAAACCTGTAACTGTTAGGAAAATGCTTTCTGTCGGAGATAATGTTGAAGTTCAATTGCCTAAAGAAGTACCGAGCCCAAACTTAATCCCCTATGATATGCCGTTACATATACTTTTTGAAGATGAGTGGCTTTTAATTGTATCAAAGCCCGGGCATCAAAATAGTGCGCCGTCTCGTGAACATCCTCATTACAGTTTAGTGGAACAAGCACTTAGCCATATGCAACATCATCAAGAAAAAGGGATACCACATATTGTCACGCGTTTAGACCGTCATACGATGGGCATTGTGATATTTGCCAAATCTCGTCATTTACACCATTTAATGACACATACAGACATCGATAAATATTATGAATGTATATGTGAAGGCGAACTGACTCAATATGGAGAGATTGAAGCTCCGATTGCAAGAGCAAACGATAGCATCATATCACGTTGTATTTCAAATGATGGAAAATATGCGAAAACGTTGTATTGGCCAGTTAAAAACTTCAAGACTTATACATTATGCCGTGTTAAACTTGTAACGGGAAGAACACATCAAATTCGTGTGCATTTTCAATACCTAGGAGCCCCTATTGTGGGTGATGGGTTATACGGGAACCCGCATCCTATGCATGCCACACAATTACTAAAATGTGCAGAAATTAAATTTACACATCCAATTACAAAGGCGGTCGTACATATCAAAAATAATCATCCTGATTTTCACCAATTGTTGATGACTTTGTAA